One window from the genome of Diospyros lotus cultivar Yz01 chromosome 11, ASM1463336v1, whole genome shotgun sequence encodes:
- the LOC127812730 gene encoding uncharacterized protein LOC127812730: MSAQGGDHVDQDPLGAEMLRPLKDYLHPPRQTTPSCIVLPVNHHRFNFKPGTIQMLPTFHGMDSENPYTHMREFEEVCGTCVDQNVNEDTVRLKLFPFSLKDKAKMWLNTLESRSIGTWREMQTKFLKKYFPANRTASLQRQMMNFACKPTESFAQAWDRFKDLLLTCPHHAFEQWRVVSFFHDALTPNLKMLVSTMCNGEFYEKTPEEAFHFFDTLAENTRNWEVSPLSLEDSREHVSPQPRGKFQISESDNINARLTALTKKMEELELKKTKAVHEVEVLCVVCETNGHMTEDCPTIPAFKEVLYGQASGVQPRQTEGYNPNSNTYHPNSRNHPNFSWRNDSAAQPHAPFPSQPQSYQPNQGSSGAYQPPHKRSLEDTLQQFMQGQIGTNTQVAKFQEQTNRALEDMRSQLTKLTQTLSVREPGKFPSQPSPNPVGQAHRAEGSSSENHEQVQSVTVLRSGKVIEKPKDPRTMINIPLLDAIKQTPSYAKFLKDLCTVKRKINVREKAFLTEQENAKPVRQMQRRLNPNMKEVVRGEVLKLLDAGIIYPISDSKWVSPTQVVPKKSGVTVIANENNELIPTRIQTGWRMCIDYRKLNSVTRKDHFPLPFLDQVLERIAGHAFYCFLDGYSGYNQIEIALEDQEKTTFTCPFGTFAYRRMPFGLCNAPATFQRCVMSIFSELVENVVEVFMDDFSVYGDSFNSCLKNLERVLERCKETHLVLNWEKCHFMVTQGSVLGHIVSSKGIEVDQFKVELIQKLPAPKNVRDVRSFLGHAGFYRRFIASFSTIAKPLCRLLVLDMPFEWTSKCQAAFEKLKNSLVSAPIIQSPDWSLPFELMCDASDYAIGAVLGQRKDKKPYVIYYASKTLNEAQKNYTTTEKELLAVVYALDKFRSYLVGSLVIVFTDHAALKYLLTKQDAKPRLLRWILLLQEFHIEIRDKKRVENVVADHLSRLPCQNLNQFENPIQDSFPDEQLFQTNTQTEPLTFPWYADIANYLVTRQIPDYWSKLDKEKFFRKVVTFFWDDPYLFKYCPDQIIRRCIPNHETSGQAELANREIKHILEKTVATNRKDWSLRLVDALWAYRTAYKTILGMSPYRLVYGKPCHLPVEIEHRAYWAIQRINKSLIEAGFSRKLQLNELDEIRKDAFENARLAKLRMKELHDRRIIRKSFHVGQQVLLYDSRLHLFPGKLKSRWVGPFIIKSISEYGAFEIENQESGQCLKYYPSLPQNDLKKIYATRCERLRMLMYKNIPEDIRWLIEAKVRFLGITSINRDDKICFIKDGLSKESLDDIRLTLETHPCGIVQREILALWTQFRSDHQRYSLGNLTIIDPVCQSIRKLDGKPIPAS, translated from the exons ATGTCTGCTCAAGGGGGTGATCATGTTGATCAAGATCCCTTGGGAGCTGAAATGCTTCGACCTCTCAAGGACTATTTGCACCCTCCGAGGCAAACTACTCCCTCTTGCATTGTACTTCCAGTTAACCATCATAGATTCAACTTTAAACCGGGTACCATTCAGATGTTACCTActtttcatggtatggattcggAAAATCCGTACACTCACATGAGAGAATTTGAAGAGGTCTGCGGCACTTGTGTCGATCAGAATGTCAATGAGGATACTGTGAGGCTAAAATTGttcccattttcattaaaagaCAAAGCTAAAATGTGGTTAAACACATTAGAGTCGAGATCAATAGGaacatggagagaaatgcaaactaaatttttaaagaaatattttccGGCCAATAGGACAGCATCCCTTCAAAGACAAATGATGAACTTTGCTTGTAAACCCACCGAGTCATTTGCTCAAGCTTGGGATCGTTTCAAAGATCTACTTCTTACTTGCCCACATCATGCTTTTGAGCAGTGGCGGGTGGTTAGTTTTTTTCATGATGCCTTAACCCCTAACCTTAAGATGTTAGTGTCGACCATGTGCAATGGtgaattttatgagaagacacctgaagaagcttttcactttTTCGACACTTTAGCTGAGAATACTAGGAATTGGGAGGTAAGTCCATTGTCTTTGGAAGACTCAAGAGAGCATGTCAGTCCACAACCTCgaggaaaatttcaaataagtgaAAGTGATAACATCAATGCCCGGTTAACAGCattaacaaagaagatggaagaattagagttaaaaaaaaccAAGGCCGTCCATGAGGTGGAAGTCCTTTGCGTGGTTTGTGAGACGAATGGCCATATGACAGAAGATTGTCCTACCATTCCTGCTTTTAAAGAGGTCCTCTATGGCCAAGCATCTGGAGTACAACCACGTCAGACAGAGG GGTACAATCCTAATTCCAATACATACCACCCCAACTCCCGTAATCAccctaatttttcatggagaaatgattctgccGCCCAACCCCATGCACCATTCCCCTCACAGCCACAGTCTTACCAACCAAACCAAGGGTCATCTGGTGCATATCAACCTCCTCATAAGAGATCTCTAGAGGACACCCTACAACAATTCATGCAAGGTCAAATAGGAACTAATACCCAAGTAGCCAAgtttcaagaacaaacaaataggGCTCTAGAAGACATGAGAAGTCAGCTAACTAAGTTGACTCAGACCTTGAGTGTTAGAGAACCAGGAAAGTTTCCCTCACAACCAAGTCCGAACCCCGTAGGTCAAGCCCATAGAGCCGAAGGGTCATCTAGTGAGAATCATGAACAAGTCCAGTCTGTCACTGTCCTTAGGAGTGGGAAAGTAATTGAGAAACCTAAGGACCCTAGGACAAT GATAAACATTCCTTTATTGGATGCAATTAAGCAAACACCTTCGTATGCTAAGTTTTTGAAGGATCTCTGTAcagtcaaaagaaaaatcaatgtgcGGGAAAAAGCATTCTTAACAGAACAA GAAAATGCGAAACCTgtaaggcaaatgcaaaggcgTTTGAACccgaacatgaaagaagttgtccgGGGAGAGGTTCTTAAACTGTTAGATGCAGGTATCATCTACCCCATCTCAGATTCCAAATGGGTCAGTCCGACTCAAGTTGTACCTAAGAAGTCAGGAGTCACTGTGATagcaaatgagaacaatgagctcatccctacgcgcatccagactggatggcgtatgtgcattgattataggaaGCTCAACTCTGTGACAAGGAAGGATCATTTTCCGCTTCCATTTCTAGATCAAGTCTTAGAGAGAATAGCGGGACATGCCTTCTACTGCTTCTTGGATGGGTACTCTGGGTATAATCAAATAGAAATTGCGttagaggatcaggagaagaccacattcacttgtccatttgggacatttgcttaCAGACGAATGCCATTCGGTCTATGCAATGCCCCTGCAACATTTCAAAGATGCGTGATGagcatttttagtgaattggtagagaatgtggtggaagttttcatggatgacttctcaGTGTATGGAGATAGCTTTAATAGTTGtctgaaaaatttagaaagagtCTTAGAGAGGTGCAAGGAAACGCATTTAGTGCTAAATTGGGAGAAGTGCCACTTCATGGTCACTCAAGGAAGTGTCTTAGGACACATTGTTTCTTCTAAGGGTATTGAGGTCGATCAGTTTAAggttgaattaattcaaaaattacccgcCCCAAAGAATGTGAGGGATGTtaggtcttttcttggccatgctggTTTTTATAGGCGCTTTATTGCTTCATTCAGTACCATAGCCAAACCTTTATGTCGCCTTTTAGTCCTAGACATGCCCTTTGAGTGGACCAGTAAGTGTCAAGCtgcttttgagaaattaaaaaactcaCTTGTTtctgcacctatcattcagtcccctgattggtccctacCATTTGAGCTGATGTGTGACGCCAGTGATTACGCGATAGGAGCCGTGTTAGGTCAGAGGAAAGACAAGAAACCTTATGTGATATATTacgctagcaaaactcttaatgaggctcAAAAGAACTACACCACGACAGAGAAAGAGTTGCTAGCAGTTGTCTACGCCCTAGACAAATTCCGGTCTTACCTCGTGGGGTCACTGGTGATTGTTTTTACTGACCATGctgctcttaaatatttattaacaaagcaagatgcaaaaccccgtctcctTAGATGGATCTTATTGTTACAAGAATTCCATATCGAGATCAGAGACAAAAAAAGGGTAGAAAATGTGGTAGCCGATCACTTGTCTCGTCTACCATGCCAAAATCTTAATcaatttgaaaacccaatccaagattcctttcctgacgaacaattgtttcaaacaaacactcaaactgaaccactcacctttccaTGGTACGCTGATATAGCAAATTATCTAGTCACTAGACAGATCCCAGATTATTGGTCCAAActagataaagaaaaattttttaggaaggtggtgacatttttctgggatgacccGTATCTGTTCAaatattgtcctgaccaaatcattcgTAGATGCATCCCTAATCATG aaaccagtGGTCAGGCTGAGCTAGCTAATAGGGAGATTAAACATATCTTAGAAAAGACCGTTGCCACCAATCGCAAAGATTGGTCTTTGAGattagtagacgctctttgggcatataGGACTGCATATAAAACGATCTTGGGAATGTCTCCATATAGATTAGTGTATGGTAAACCTTGTCATCTTCCTGTGGAAATTGAACAtagagcatattgggcaattcaaagAATCAACAAAAGTTTGATCGAAGCAGGCTtctctaggaagctccaattaaatgagcttgatgaaataagaaaagatgcatttgaaaatgcacgactGGCTAAgcttcgcatgaaagagttgcaTGACCGACGCATCATTAGGAAAAGCTTTCATGTCGGGCAACAGGTActtttgtatgattctcgattgcatttattcccaggaaaattaaaatcaagatgGGTTGGCCCCTtcataatcaagtccatctcggAATATGGGGCTTTCGAAATTGAAAATCAAGAGTCAGGGCAATGCCTTaag tactatccatctctcccacaaaatgatttaaaaaagatttatgccactaggtgtgaaagacttcggatgttgatgtataaaaatatccctgaggatattcgctggttaattgaagcaaaagttcgatttcttggca ttacttccataaatcgagatgataaaatttgtttcataaaggatgggctgagtaaggagtctttggatgatatccgattgactcttgagacgcatccgtgtggaatagtgcaacgagaaattcttgctttatggacccagtttagaagtgaccaccaacgctatagtcttgggaatctgactataattgaccctgtttgccaatctataagaaaattggatgggaagcctatccccgcttcatag